The following coding sequences are from one Chloroflexota bacterium window:
- a CDS encoding cob(I)yrinic acid a,c-diamide adenosyltransferase yields MVEKNSKGLVHVYTGDGKGKTTAALGLAMRAVGQSMKVAFIQFLKGIPCGEHLFVKQYNPFEIIQVSVGDSFNKPKEQLSQEAQQTLTYAEQEILSGKYDLVILDEIFVAISQGLITIKQVLDLLDSKPASVELVMTGRKAPPEIVQRADLVTEMLLIKHPFTEGTDARRGIEY; encoded by the coding sequence ATGGTTGAAAAAAACTCCAAAGGCCTCGTCCACGTTTACACCGGTGACGGCAAAGGCAAGACCACTGCCGCCTTAGGTCTGGCAATGCGAGCAGTGGGACAAAGTATGAAGGTAGCTTTCATCCAGTTCTTAAAAGGAATACCCTGCGGCGAGCATCTCTTCGTAAAGCAGTATAACCCTTTTGAAATAATCCAGGTGAGCGTCGGAGATAGCTTTAACAAACCAAAAGAACAGTTAAGCCAAGAAGCTCAGCAAACGCTAACCTACGCTGAGCAAGAGATACTCAGCGGGAAATATGACCTGGTCATACTCGACGAGATCTTTGTTGCCATCAGCCAGGGACTGATAACCATCAAACAAGTCTTGGACTTATTGGACTCAAAACCAGCCTCGGTTGAGCTGGTCATGACCGGCAGGAAGGCACCTCCAGAGATAGTCCAACGGGCTGATTTAGTCACCGAGATGCTCCTGATTAAGCATCCATTCACCGAAGGAACAGATGCCAGACGTGGCATTGAATATTAA
- the cobT gene encoding nicotinate-nucleotide--dimethylbenzimidazole phosphoribosyltransferase has product MATSLDTILKEIKPLDSSAMAAAQSRQNSLTKPHGSLGRLEELSIQLAGIKGEATPKLEHKSIIIMAADHGVVAETVSLYPQAVTRQMVLNFLKGGAAINVLAGQIGARVIVVDMGVIGGFQPLPGLLCKMIDFGTKNITQGPAMTRQQAIATIEAGIQVFEAEMGKRLDIIGTGDMGIGNTTASSAIFAAISGRPPKKITGRGTGIGDRQLAHKIKVIERALSVNKPNPKDPIDVLAKVGGFEIGGLVGVILAGAAYRIPVVIDGLISGAAALIATGLSPQAKDYLIAAHVSAETGHELLLQFLGLKPLLDLNMRLGEGTGAVLGISLAEAAARTLSQMATFAQAGVSEAKPLESQ; this is encoded by the coding sequence ATGGCCACTTCCCTAGACACAATACTTAAAGAAATAAAACCGCTGGATAGCTCAGCAATGGCCGCTGCCCAAAGCCGTCAGAACAGCCTGACCAAGCCGCACGGCAGCTTAGGCAGGCTGGAAGAGCTGTCAATCCAGCTTGCCGGAATCAAAGGTGAAGCCACACCTAAACTGGAACATAAATCTATAATCATCATGGCTGCTGACCACGGTGTCGTTGCTGAAACAGTCAGCCTCTACCCCCAAGCAGTAACCCGCCAGATGGTGCTGAACTTCCTCAAAGGCGGTGCCGCCATAAATGTCCTCGCCGGTCAGATAGGCGCCCGGGTTATAGTAGTAGATATGGGTGTAATAGGCGGCTTCCAACCACTACCCGGGTTATTATGTAAAATGATTGATTTCGGCACCAAGAACATCACACAAGGACCGGCGATGACCCGCCAGCAAGCCATAGCTACCATAGAGGCCGGCATCCAGGTGTTTGAGGCTGAGATGGGAAAAAGACTTGATATCATTGGCACCGGAGATATGGGCATCGGCAATACTACCGCCAGTAGTGCCATCTTCGCTGCCATCAGCGGCAGACCACCCAAGAAAATCACCGGTCGTGGCACCGGCATTGGAGATAGGCAGCTCGCCCATAAAATCAAGGTGATAGAGAGAGCCTTATCCGTTAACAAACCGAACCCTAAAGACCCGATAGACGTACTAGCCAAGGTTGGTGGCTTCGAGATCGGCGGCCTGGTTGGAGTGATACTGGCTGGGGCTGCCTACAGAATACCGGTGGTCATTGACGGCCTCATCTCCGGAGCTGCAGCCCTCATCGCCACCGGCCTGTCACCACAAGCCAAAGACTACCTCATCGCCGCTCATGTCTCGGCAGAGACAGGACATGAGCTTTTGCTCCAATTCCTTGGCCTGAAACCGCTGCTTGATTTAAACATGCGGCTGGGTGAAGGCACCGGCGCTGTTTTGGGCATTTCCCTCGCTGAAGCTGCCGCCAGGACCTTGAGCCAGATGGCTACCTTCGCCCAAGCCGGCGTCTCCGAAGCCAAACCGCTAGAGTCGCAGTAA
- the cobS gene encoding adenosylcobinamide-GDP ribazoletransferase has product MGFWAALQFLTIFPTPLRHEVTAKTSGQSLPYFPLVGLILGTILLGLNYGLTFILPPSVVNALLIIALVILTGAHHLDGFIDTCDGIIAGKSKKERLAIMSDSKVGAFGIVGAILLLLLKYASLSSSPILPALLLMPTLSRWAMVSIIFTFPYAKRSGMGLAFKRGATWQKLTIATVLALIVAVALLKLWGLVLMAALWLIAFGIASCFRSRLGGLTGDTYGAINELAEVLVLLLLILIGRLQ; this is encoded by the coding sequence TTGGGTTTCTGGGCAGCACTCCAATTTCTAACCATATTTCCCACTCCTCTCCGCCACGAGGTCACAGCTAAGACCTCCGGCCAGTCCCTCCCTTATTTTCCGCTGGTCGGCTTAATTCTCGGAACTATCCTACTTGGTCTTAATTATGGACTAACTTTTATTCTGCCACCTTCTGTGGTAAATGCCCTGCTCATCATAGCCCTGGTCATCCTGACCGGAGCCCATCACCTCGACGGCTTCATCGACACCTGCGACGGCATCATCGCCGGCAAATCTAAAAAAGAAAGGCTAGCTATAATGTCGGACAGCAAAGTCGGCGCCTTCGGCATCGTCGGCGCCATTCTCCTGCTGCTGCTCAAATATGCCTCCTTGTCCTCCTCACCGATATTGCCAGCCTTGTTGCTTATGCCCACCTTAAGCCGCTGGGCAATGGTCTCCATCATCTTCACCTTTCCCTACGCCAAACGCTCTGGCATGGGACTTGCCTTCAAACGGGGTGCCACATGGCAGAAGCTGACCATAGCCACAGTACTAGCTTTGATTGTCGCCGTAGCCTTGCTGAAACTGTGGGGGCTGGTGCTGATGGCAGCCCTGTGGCTTATTGCCTTCGGCATAGCCAGCTGCTTCCGCTCACGCCTGGGCGGACTCACCGGCGATACTTATGGAGCCATCAACGAGCTGGCTGAGGTTCTGGTGCTCCTGCTACTCATCCTGATTGGGAGATTGCAGTGA
- a CDS encoding diphthine--ammonia ligase, with protein MAVTEYAASWSGGKDSCFAYWKAISQGLKVSHLLNFINTDSTRAMSHGLDHKLIALQAQAMGLPILQQKVTWETYETGFKDALEKLKLKGIAGLITGDIHLQEHKDWIDRVCGESGIKAVLPLWEMDSTWLLTDFIEAGFKAIVVSVKAQFFGKEWLGRQVDSKLASELKALAAESKIDVCGETGEFHTFVYDGPTFKKPIKIVKSVPIDRDDHWTLDILEYSLG; from the coding sequence ATTGCAGTGACCGAATATGCGGCTTCATGGAGCGGTGGCAAGGACAGTTGCTTCGCCTATTGGAAAGCAATTTCCCAGGGCTTGAAGGTCAGCCACCTGCTCAACTTCATAAATACAGATTCAACCAGGGCTATGTCTCACGGCTTAGACCACAAGCTGATAGCTTTACAGGCACAGGCTATGGGATTGCCCATACTCCAGCAAAAAGTCACCTGGGAAACCTACGAAACCGGATTCAAAGACGCCTTAGAGAAGCTGAAGCTCAAAGGCATCGCCGGCCTGATTACCGGCGATATTCACCTCCAGGAACACAAAGACTGGATAGACAGGGTCTGTGGTGAATCAGGCATTAAGGCGGTATTGCCATTGTGGGAGATGGACAGCACCTGGCTTCTAACTGACTTCATCGAGGCTGGCTTTAAAGCCATTGTCGTCAGCGTCAAAGCTCAGTTCTTCGGCAAAGAGTGGCTAGGCAGGCAGGTGGACAGCAAACTGGCCTCCGAACTTAAAGCACTAGCGGCGGAATCAAAAATCGACGTCTGCGGTGAAACCGGGGAATTTCACACCTTTGTTTATGACGGGCCAACGTTCAAGAAGCCCATAAAAATAGTCAAGTCAGTCCCTATAGACAGAGATGACCACTGGACTTTAGACATACTGGAGTACAGTCTTGGCTAA
- the cobU gene encoding bifunctional adenosylcobinamide kinase/adenosylcobinamide-phosphate guanylyltransferase translates to MLLLGGARSGKSHYAQQLAMELGGKVLFVATGEALDEEMQTRIEEHKKDRPKSWRTLEIPTGIGKEIEKQIGDAEVVIIDCLTLLVSNLLRDEPDYLEAEKRVLSEINQLITTIDKLDASFVIVSNEVGMGLVPETKLGRIYRDLLGKANQLFASHATEVYLMVACLPVQVKGQ, encoded by the coding sequence ATCCTCCTACTCGGCGGCGCCCGTAGCGGCAAAAGCCATTACGCCCAGCAACTGGCTATGGAACTCGGCGGCAAAGTCCTCTTTGTCGCCACCGGTGAGGCACTCGATGAAGAGATGCAAACCCGTATTGAAGAGCATAAAAAAGACCGCCCCAAAAGCTGGCGGACACTGGAGATACCAACCGGCATTGGTAAAGAGATAGAGAAGCAAATCGGCGATGCCGAGGTGGTGATTATAGACTGCCTCACCCTGCTCGTATCCAACCTGCTCCGCGACGAGCCTGACTACCTTGAAGCAGAAAAAAGGGTGCTATCTGAAATAAACCAGCTTATCACCACCATTGACAAGCTAGATGCCAGCTTCGTCATCGTCTCCAACGAGGTTGGCATGGGCCTGGTACCCGAGACTAAGCTCGGCCGTATCTACCGCGACCTGCTGGGCAAAGCCAACCAGCTATTCGCCAGCCATGCCACCGAAGTCTATCTCATGGTAGCCTGCCTGCCAGTCCAGGTAAAAGGACAATAA
- a CDS encoding alpha/beta fold hydrolase, translated as MPTVNVGDINIYYEVHGDGEALVLIMGLGGSSAWWFRQIPAFSRQYRVVAFDNRGTGRSDAPDIPYTMEMMAGDLAGILKTIGVKAAHVFGLSMGGMIAQHFALRYPERVTSLILGATTFGGTHRVMPDVEAIRVLFDMEHMQRLTPEERQRETLPFVMSQEFIDKNPDLIQQLMTKMTEHITPPHGYMRQVETVISHDTYERLPEITVPTLVIAGDADRLVPVENSRLIASRIPKAELVILKNMGHGFNIEAADEVNKAVLRFLKRHSRPR; from the coding sequence ATGCCTACAGTAAATGTTGGCGACATCAATATTTATTACGAGGTTCATGGTGACGGAGAAGCACTTGTCCTGATCATGGGATTAGGGGGTAGTTCAGCGTGGTGGTTCCGACAGATTCCAGCGTTCTCAAGGCAATATCGAGTAGTTGCCTTTGACAATAGAGGAACTGGACGCAGCGATGCACCTGATATACCCTACACAATGGAGATGATGGCGGGAGATCTTGCCGGCATACTGAAAACCATTGGCGTTAAGGCTGCCCACGTTTTCGGGCTTTCCATGGGTGGGATGATAGCTCAGCATTTTGCTCTGCGCTATCCGGAAAGAGTGACCAGTCTTATTTTGGGGGCCACTACATTCGGGGGGACCCACAGGGTAATGCCGGATGTGGAGGCAATAAGAGTTCTCTTCGACATGGAGCACATGCAAAGGCTGACTCCAGAAGAAAGGCAAAGGGAAACGCTTCCCTTCGTCATGAGCCAGGAGTTCATCGATAAGAATCCAGACCTCATTCAACAGCTCATGACAAAAATGACGGAGCATATTACCCCGCCGCATGGCTATATGAGACAGGTGGAAACGGTAATAAGTCATGATACCTACGAGCGTCTACCAGAGATTACGGTGCCTACTCTCGTAATCGCTGGAGATGCTGACAGGCTGGTTCCAGTCGAAAACTCTCGGCTTATTGCGTCAAGGATACCCAAGGCTGAACTGGTGATACTGAAGAACATGGGTCATGGTTTCAACATCGAGGCGGCTGATGAAGTAAACAAGGCAGTACTACGCTTCCTGAAGCGTCACAGCCGTCCTCGCTAG